The Oryza glaberrima chromosome 9, OglaRS2, whole genome shotgun sequence genome includes a window with the following:
- the LOC127784996 gene encoding uncharacterized protein LOC127784996 translates to MRKKAAAGGGGGGGGKGVVATTTAPTDLLVCFPPRQHLALMPKPICSPSRTTVDKAVAARRRRRQQQQQLPAARSGGGGGGRGRGSTSSPLFRGSKAKQAAVEVDDEPQSPKVTCVGQIKVARPKKQRKVAGKPGNGGGGGGGGGGGRSWITVVEEIERLHEQRKKVSWLEAVGIRRDALPFLGGALRSLRLKVRCFGSLHGAVESSTDDEDDDDDDGRGAEEHEAVSAGCGGSAASSVFSKWLMVLEGSEETPEQDSGDDEEEPEREDDDECSNAPPSAPPANALLLMRCRSAPAKGLARRRTEEPPPPVGEAVHDEGSAAAAAAGDDGAEEERDELVFMRTAPDFLKLSIDIAKETWIVGGVDPLARSRSWKR, encoded by the coding sequence AtgaggaagaaggcggcggccggcggtggaggtggcggcggagggaagggcgtggtggcgacgacgacggcgccgaccgACCTGCTCGTCTGCTTCCCGCCGAGGCAGCACCTGGCGCTGATGCCCAAGCCGATCTGCAGCCCGTCGAGGACCACCGTGGACAAGGCGgtggccgcgcggcggcggcggcggcagcagcagcagcagctcccggcggcgaggtctggaggaggaggaggagggcgtgggCGTGGTAGCACTAGCAGCCCGCTGTTCCGCGGGTCCAAGGCGAAGCAGGCCGCCGTCGAGGTCGACGATGAGCCGCAGTCGCCCAAGGTGACGTGCGTCGGGCAGATCAAGGTGGCGCGCCCCAAGAAGCAGAGGAAGGTGGCCGGGAAGCCAggtaatggcggcggcggcggaggaggaggaggaggtgggaggagcTGGATCACCGTGGTGGAGGAGATCGAGCGGCTGCACGAGCAGAGGAAGAAGGTGAGCTGGCTGGAGGCCGTCGGGATCAGGAGGGACGCGCTCCCGTtcctcggcggcgcgctccggAGCCTCCGGCTCAAGGTGCGCTGCTTCGGGTCGCTCCACGGCGCGGTGGAGTCCTCCaccgacgacgaagacgacgacgacgacgacggccgcggcgcggaggagcACGAAGCCGTGTCCGCCGgatgcggcggcagcgccgcctcgAGCGTGTTCTCGAAGTGGCTCATGGTGCTGGAAGGCAGCGAAGAGACACCGGAGCAGgactccggcgacgacgaggaggagcccgagcgagaagacgacgacgagtgCTCCAatgcgccgccgtccgccccaCCGGCGAACGCGCTGCTGCTCATGCGGTgccggtcggcgccggcgaaaGGACTAGCAAGGAGACGAACAGaggagccaccgccaccggtcGGCGAGGCGGTGCACGACGAGGgaagcgcggccgccgccgccgcgggggacgacggcgcagaggaggagagagacgaGCTGGTGTTCATGCGGACGGCGCCGGATTTCCTGAAGCTGTCCATAGACATCGCCAAGGAGACGTGGATCGTCGGCGGCGTTGACCCCCTCGCGCGGAGCCGGAGCTGGAAGAGGTGA